Proteins found in one Leishmania major strain Friedlin complete genome, chromosome 35 genomic segment:
- a CDS encoding conserved hypothetical protein (previous protein_id=AAZ14463.1), whose translation MQTSQSLHTAPAEKEVEAPPQLPLTDGRCYACRRCRRILSEVQWYATGCVECSATMGVPDRDSLLDFATPHFHNFIGLIAPGQSWVARLIMKSREPTNGIFAETLSDDEPEDEENEIEPYVGDADEEEGPALLDGEDGAAEPVHELAAEAPE comes from the coding sequence ATGCAGACATCGCAGTCCCTTCACACAGCGCCagcagagaaggaggtggaggccccgccgcagctgccactGACGGATGGGCGCTGCTACGcctgccgccggtgccgtcgcaTCTTGTCAGAGGTTCAGTGGTACGCGACGGGTTGCGTGGAGTGCAGCGCAACGATGGGCGTCCCAGACCGCGACAGCCTCCTCGACTTTGCAACCCCACACTTTCACAACTTTATCGGCCTCATTGCGCCAGGGCAGTCGTGGGTCGCACGTCTAATCATGAAGAGCCGCGAGCCTACGAACGGCATCTTCGCCGAGACGTTGTCTGACGATGAgccggaggacgaggagaaTGAGATAGAGCCCTACGTGGGGGAcgcggacgaggaggaagggcCAGCCTTGCTGGATGGAgaggacggcgctgctgagcccGTGCATGAGCTTGCTGCAGAGGCTCCAGAGTAA